TTATAAGCTGAAGCAAAAGCATGGTATGATGGGTTGCTTGAACTTACACTGCGTGCTGCGCCAAAAAAACATTCTAATGAGTCTTGATTCACATGTCGCGGTAATAGTGAACGAATACCAATTttgattaacattttaaaaagtgtttgGAAACCTAAAAATTgagcaaaatatttaattttatatactaagaaaacaatattattattatttattgggtTCCAACCTTTAATAGTTATCTTCCAATTATTTAGTGatggaacaatatttttttttccatttttatcaACAAAGTACATAGTAGACAGAACTTTAAGACTATCAGACCAAAGATCGTGATGAGGTGATTGCCTTTTTATAGCTGTTCGATAGATTTTTCTATCCACAACTCGATCATAACTTACATTGATTGAGTCAAACAGCTCATCAAAAAACAGGCAAATTTTTGCTGTGTCTTGAGCACTGGAttctatcatatttttagCTGCAAACAGAAATTGaaaagattatattaatatgcagGTTGTCTCACGAAGATCTGACATATGGAATAActttttgtattcaatatttatgttcGAACACCGACCCTCATGCCGCGTTTCTGTCGGTCCAACGGTCATCACGGCGCGAGTGGCAGTCCGGTCAATACAGCTGTTTGTTGCCCGACGGGGGTTACCCACCGACGTGTATACCGATTGTGGCACGAATTTTATCGAGGCCAATAAACAGTTACACGCGTTGATTAATAGTGCAGATGGTAAAGTAGCCTTAGCCAATGCGCGTACCGCTTGCGAGTGGCATTTTAATCCGCCAAGCGCCCCGCATTTCGGGGGCTTGTGGAAGGCGGCGGTTTGTTCAACAAAAAGATTGTTGACCCGGGTAATCGGTGTTCATTTGTTCACATACGAGGAGTTAACCACTGTACTAACACGTATAGAGGCCGTGTTGAATTCTCAGTCATTAACTCCAGCGTCTAGCGATCCCCACGACCTTGAGTGTTTGACGCCGGGGCATTTTTTGACTGGCCAACCATTGTTAGCCGTACCACTGCGGTCGAGTGCCGACGAAAAACGTAACCTCCGGGATAGATGGAAATTGCTCGACCAATGCCACCAGGCTTTTTGGCGACGTTGGTCAGCCGAATACTTGACCACGCTTCAGGAGCGACCTAAGTGGACTCGCAATGTGCCTAATTTAGGCGTCAATGATATGGTGGTAATAATCGACAATAATAGTGCTCCCCTAATGTGGTGGCTTGGTCGTGTGATGAAGTGTTACCGGGGGATGACGGTACAGTACGTGTCGCCAAGGTGTTGACCAGTACTGGATTAATTACGCAACCGGCGGTGAAACTAGTCCCTCTACCGGTCGACGAGTAACCGCGAATTGATGGTGTTCACCGTActtgtcattatttattattttaacttgttttgtaattttctatTGTGCTCACTGAACCACCTGGGGAAACTATACCACTTGGGGaccatcttattattatatttattgatttatagtttgtagtatatttatgtacttttattatgtatttatttcaccGGCACTATTGTTTTATGATAGATGAATGTATGTTACTTATTAATGatgttggaaaaaaaaatgtttgtttatgtatacaccacgtttgttttattttttttttttacaaaattgtcaattcccttattattattctaattttgtACGGACCATATGTCCATTGTTTTGTTTGtatcttttttattgtatcaatTTAACCTGAGGCCGGTGTCGATCTCGCATAGCCTGATCCAGCCACAGATCCGATGTGCAACCCCCAACGACGTCCAGTGATGCAGGGCCCTCACGGGGGGAGGATGTTCGAACACCGACCCTCTTGCCGCGTTTCTGTCGGTCCAAAGGTCATCACGGCGCGAGTGACAGTCCGATCAATACAGCTGTCCATATTTTTTTCCCTCTTTGGTCAAGCTGTAAATGGCCGTAGACTTGTCGCCGTCGTCTTCACACCTTTTTTCGACACCTTATCTTGTGTTGTTGCCGCGGTAGGCGCGACACCTTTTGCGTACGTGTGTGCTTGGTTCGTTGTCCGGTGTCACGAAGAAACACGTGCTCTCTCTTGCATTTTTATGTAAGTTCGCCTTTTGCGCGACCTTTTATATCGTCGGAATTGATATTGTAGCGTTTTGTGAGACTCGACCgcaatatataattgtgtcgaatattaatataccatatttttctttggttgttataattaatgagaTATTCACCATACAATTGAAGACTGCCGAAGTGGATCATTGGATCGACCCGCCGCCGGAATCAGgtcgattttttattaaatatttattgtataccttcctggtaaaatgataattgtttacattagatatatttgtgtgatattattatttgtattattttgtctatttgtttatattattataattttggggCCCcgcgtattacaatattatacttgtaacaTCTTGTGACAGtgtcacattattatattatatagatatacaaaaaaacctaatttattatcatttgttgGTCACCTAAGTCTACCACTGCGCAAGTTGCGGCAGAAAACTGCCTATTCCCTCGTAAGTTCTGTCGCAgcgaaaacaatttaaaaattttttaagtataattttttaatacttacatgCTAAAAACTGCATTGTGGATGACACACGCTGTGAAAATACTTGTGTTGCACATTTTACTTTCATTTTTAGTATTCTGTCTGGTACTACATGTCGATCAGTGAGTCTGGGCAACATTTTACAATCGGGTAAAGCACTATCAACATTATATAGCTCTTGAATATTTAACCATCTTGCACGTCCTACGTTTCCATCCATAGAGAATACTAAATCTTTGGTTAACAGATAATTTCGAGTgcacttaattaaataaggcacgtcaaaaatatgaattatctGAACTCGCTCATTGTTTTTATCAAGTCCAATTTCATACATTATGTCATATTTATACTCTTCATTTCGcttgatgaaatattttctagtCTCTGCTTTAAGAAGTTTTATTGCACCATCATTTGATCGACCTTGGTCAGATATAgatgctattatttttaacccaGTTTTATGGACTTCCCTAACAATCTGTAAACATacaatcaaaacaatttattaaattatgcttACAAACTGAAATTATGGGTTTTGTCCTTGTTTCTTTCAACAGGCATGCTAATTTGTCTTGTTTTGTAGCACCTTGAAAGAAAGTATAGCATATGGGTTGTTTAAACTTCTTTTTAATACCACGTACTATGAACACCAGTGCATGGTCAGCATAATCTTGATTTTTACATGTTAACAAAGCCTTCAATTTGGTCGTTTGATGAATTATAATGTAGACCGCTACTCAAACTAACCTCATCGAACAACAACgtacaatatttgaatataaaattatattaattattagatattttagtttatttaataacttaaatttatttaacttgtcAATTCCATAATGCCCAGCCTTgaatatcacattattatttattattattatatactaaacaaaatgttaaacacaacttttatacaatatacataactcTATCACCTTTCGAGTGGTTTCAAATTGCCAACTTTTTCTTTAAGAACGTTCATTATTACTGGACAGATTCCCGTTTTAATTGAAACACTACTTAAGACATTATGAAGAGTTTTTGGACTTGGTAATGTAAACATAACCGATAACATTCTATAACATTTTGGGCTACGTTTGAATAATGATAAGCTAAGTATTTTATCATCTATTGTGAATCttcttccttttttttttcatagtttatCTTAACTGTAATTTGGTAAATAGAGATGTAGCAGCTGTCATTTTTTCAGAATACTTTTCTGATATCAACTCAGCTGCACGTAACCTTTGCttaaataactgtttttttgatttttgtcttCTAAGGTGTCTGACCAAGTTGTTAGTTATGTCATAAAACTTTTTGCACTTGGGTGTTAGTTGCTTACATCGATTTAGAccaaattgttttaacaaacctgaaaaaaaaatggtttaccataaaataattatttttagaaatgaaTAGAGCTCagaagtttatatatatttaatgttactgaatattaggtacttagatacaaaaaaaattctttagctaagcaaataataatatataatgatatataatataatatatatataataataataaataagcaaaTAATGAGACcagcatttttaattgatgtttTCTTAGTATTCTTACTGAGCGTGCAACTTCTATTTAGAACATCATCACCTATATAATTagcaataaacaatttaggaTGAACTAGGCAGCTAAGCAAATTCAATAGAGTGCAAAAGTGTAGGCATAAGCTA
Above is a genomic segment from Aphis gossypii isolate Hap1 unplaced genomic scaffold, ASM2018417v2 Contig00714, whole genome shotgun sequence containing:
- the LOC126555122 gene encoding uncharacterized protein LOC126555122, which produces MQVVSRRSDIWNNFLYSIFMFEHRPSCRVSVGPTVITARVAVRSIQLFVARRGLPTDVYTDCGTNFIEANKQLHALINSADGKVALANARTACEWHFNPPSAPHFGGLWKAAVCSTKRLLTRVIGVHLFTYEELTTVLTRIEAVLNSQSLTPASSDPHDLECLTPGHFLTGQPLLAVPLRSSADEKRNLRDRWKLLDQCHQAFWRRWSAEYLTTLQERPKWTRNVPNLGVNDMVVIIDNNSAPLMWWLGRVMKCYRGMTVQYVSPRC